One stretch of Amycolatopsis sp. NBC_00345 DNA includes these proteins:
- a CDS encoding glutaredoxin family protein, with amino-acid sequence MVAFRAAGVLHCRPRLGVVHQVTVMTRAGCHLCEVAEADVARICGELGVAWETADVDSDPEWRAEYGDQVPVILVDGAEHGYWRVEEDRFRRALDHS; translated from the coding sequence ATGGTGGCCTTCAGGGCCGCAGGAGTCCTTCACTGCCGTCCTAGACTCGGGGTTGTGCACCAGGTGACCGTGATGACCCGCGCCGGCTGCCACCTGTGCGAGGTGGCGGAGGCGGACGTCGCGCGTATCTGCGGGGAGCTGGGCGTGGCGTGGGAGACCGCGGACGTCGACAGCGACCCGGAGTGGCGCGCCGAGTACGGCGACCAGGTGCCGGTGATCCTGGTCGACGGTGCCGAGCACGGCTATTGGCGCGTCGAGGAAGATCGGTTCCGCCGGGCGCTGGACCACTCGTGA
- a CDS encoding AMP-binding protein, with protein sequence MTNQSGVAQLLTQAAERWAGETAVVETGTGATLTWQQLDEAAHALARRLVEAGIEPGDRVAVRLPTSADFAVSLYAGLRAGAIVVPVSPQAPEPELRQLLEHCGARLVVQRDADADLPDGVTGLTPHGDSPGDPVGREKAGEEIAVVSYTSGTTGPPRGVMLSHRALLANLEQLAQVEGVPGHGDRVLVTIPLFHVYGLGPGLLQATSAGATLVLSERFEPQRTLDDCAEHRVTAIAGVPTMYTEFAALGPDELKRGLTTVRRMTSGAAPLHPRVLTAIREATGLDVYEGYGLTECAPVVTSTLVTGYPKPGSVGRPLPGVELRLVDSDGTAAEVPLDPEDAADVFEVIGETGLVSIRGANLFSGYWPDGHHGPDDEGWFRTGDVGYLDSDGDLHLVDRANDLIIVNGFNVFPHEVEEVVSLLPEVAEVAVVGVVDERSGEAVKAVVVPAPGASLSEQQVVDQCAAHLAGYKVPHSVEFAETLPHSATGKLRRLKLR encoded by the coding sequence GTGACCAACCAGAGCGGGGTCGCGCAGCTGCTCACGCAGGCCGCTGAGCGGTGGGCCGGCGAGACCGCCGTCGTCGAGACGGGGACGGGCGCCACGCTCACCTGGCAGCAGCTCGACGAGGCGGCCCACGCGTTGGCCCGGCGGCTGGTCGAGGCGGGGATCGAGCCGGGTGACCGGGTCGCGGTGCGGCTGCCGACGTCGGCGGACTTCGCGGTGTCCCTCTACGCCGGGCTGCGGGCGGGCGCGATCGTCGTGCCGGTCTCGCCGCAGGCGCCCGAGCCGGAGCTGCGGCAGCTGCTCGAGCACTGCGGCGCGCGGCTCGTCGTTCAGCGCGACGCCGACGCCGACCTGCCCGACGGCGTGACCGGTCTCACGCCGCACGGTGACTCGCCGGGTGACCCGGTCGGCCGTGAGAAGGCGGGTGAGGAGATCGCCGTCGTCTCCTACACCTCGGGGACGACCGGGCCGCCGCGCGGCGTGATGCTTTCGCACCGCGCGCTGCTGGCCAACCTGGAGCAGCTCGCGCAGGTCGAGGGCGTGCCCGGGCACGGCGACCGCGTGCTGGTCACCATCCCGCTCTTCCACGTCTACGGCCTCGGCCCCGGCCTGCTGCAGGCGACGTCCGCCGGCGCCACCCTGGTGCTGTCCGAGCGCTTCGAGCCGCAGCGGACGCTGGACGACTGCGCCGAGCACCGCGTGACGGCCATCGCCGGCGTGCCCACGATGTACACCGAATTCGCCGCGCTGGGTCCCGACGAGCTGAAGCGCGGGCTCACGACCGTGCGGCGGATGACGTCCGGCGCCGCGCCGCTGCACCCGAGGGTGCTGACCGCGATCCGCGAGGCGACCGGGCTCGACGTCTACGAGGGCTACGGCCTCACCGAGTGCGCGCCCGTGGTCACGTCGACGCTGGTCACGGGCTACCCGAAGCCCGGCTCGGTCGGCCGCCCGCTGCCCGGCGTCGAGCTGCGGCTGGTCGACAGCGATGGCACGGCCGCCGAGGTCCCGCTCGACCCGGAGGACGCCGCCGACGTGTTCGAGGTGATCGGCGAGACCGGGCTGGTCTCGATCCGCGGCGCGAACCTGTTCTCCGGCTACTGGCCCGACGGCCACCACGGCCCGGACGACGAGGGCTGGTTCCGCACCGGCGACGTCGGCTACCTCGACTCCGACGGCGACCTGCACCTGGTCGACCGGGCCAACGACCTGATCATCGTCAACGGCTTCAACGTCTTCCCGCACGAGGTCGAGGAGGTGGTCTCGCTGCTGCCCGAGGTGGCGGAGGTCGCCGTGGTCGGCGTCGTCGACGAGCGCAGCGGCGAGGCGGTGAAGGCCGTGGTGGTGCCGGCGCCGGGCGCTTCGCTGTCCGAGCAGCAGGTGGTGGACCAGTGCGCGGCGCACCTCGCCGGGTACAAGGTGCCGCACTCGGTGGAGTTCGCCGAGACGCTGCCGCACTCGGCCACCGGGAAGCTGCGGCGGCTCAAGCTCCGCTGA
- a CDS encoding molybdopterin-dependent oxidoreductase, which translates to MKEIPVPVKPPEPRQLSLPVATLIGLAALVTALGVGHLIAGFVGYNASPFVAVADFVIAHSPHPVVVWAEQTLGTADKTVLKIGLAVVLVLFAVLAGQLSRRKPLAGQVLVGLLGVAGVAAVYERTDVGQLALLAPVVALAASLLVFSWLHRYALPPAFDDSRAPEGPTRRQVLVRGAGVAAGAGVAAIAGQVISGAGDAEASRAAVGPLIPSRKLPPLPADADFQKLGSPPFITPNADFYRIDTAFVVPQVRTEDWSLKIHGMVDREVTFSYADIRTRPLVEREITMTCVSNEVGGDLISTARFIGVDLADLLDRAGVRAGAEQMYATSVDGFTCSTPANVALDPKRGAMLAIGMNGEPLPVEHGFPARVVIPGLYGYVSATKWVTDLEFAKWDARQSYWLERGWAEQAPIKTESRIDTPSGFASVTAGKVRVAGTAWAQHIGIATVEVRVDQGRWQPAMLSAEVNKDTWRMWWAEVDVPSGTHSVTVRATDQSGYTQTDQLADPVPNGASGWHSVSLNAH; encoded by the coding sequence TTGAAGGAAATTCCGGTCCCGGTGAAGCCCCCCGAGCCGCGACAGCTGTCGTTGCCGGTGGCCACACTGATCGGGCTGGCCGCCCTCGTCACGGCCTTGGGCGTGGGGCATCTCATCGCCGGCTTCGTCGGCTACAACGCGTCGCCCTTCGTGGCGGTCGCGGACTTCGTCATCGCGCACAGCCCGCACCCCGTGGTGGTGTGGGCGGAGCAGACGCTGGGGACCGCGGACAAGACCGTGCTGAAGATCGGCCTGGCCGTGGTGCTGGTGCTGTTCGCGGTGCTCGCGGGCCAGCTGTCGCGGCGCAAGCCGCTCGCCGGGCAGGTGCTCGTCGGGCTGCTCGGCGTCGCCGGGGTCGCCGCCGTCTACGAGCGCACGGACGTCGGGCAGCTCGCGCTGCTGGCCCCGGTCGTGGCGCTGGCCGCTTCGCTGCTGGTGTTCAGCTGGCTGCACCGGTACGCGCTGCCGCCGGCGTTCGACGACTCGCGGGCGCCGGAAGGGCCGACCCGACGGCAGGTGCTGGTGCGCGGCGCCGGCGTCGCGGCGGGCGCGGGGGTCGCCGCCATCGCCGGGCAGGTCATCTCGGGCGCGGGCGACGCCGAGGCTTCGCGCGCCGCGGTCGGCCCGCTGATCCCGTCGCGGAAGCTCCCGCCGCTGCCGGCGGACGCGGACTTCCAGAAGCTCGGCTCACCGCCGTTCATCACGCCGAACGCGGACTTCTACCGGATCGACACGGCGTTCGTGGTGCCGCAGGTGCGCACCGAGGACTGGAGCCTGAAGATCCACGGGATGGTCGACCGGGAGGTCACGTTCTCCTACGCCGACATCCGCACGCGCCCGCTGGTGGAGCGCGAGATCACGATGACCTGCGTGTCCAACGAGGTGGGCGGCGACCTGATCTCGACGGCCAGGTTCATCGGCGTCGACCTGGCCGACCTGCTCGACCGGGCGGGGGTGCGCGCGGGCGCGGAGCAGATGTACGCGACCAGCGTGGACGGCTTCACCTGCAGCACTCCGGCGAACGTCGCCCTCGACCCGAAGCGCGGCGCCATGCTGGCCATCGGCATGAACGGCGAGCCGCTGCCCGTCGAGCACGGCTTCCCGGCGCGGGTGGTGATCCCCGGCCTGTACGGCTACGTCTCCGCGACGAAGTGGGTCACCGACCTGGAGTTCGCGAAGTGGGACGCGCGCCAGTCGTACTGGCTGGAGCGCGGCTGGGCCGAGCAGGCGCCGATCAAGACCGAGTCGCGGATCGACACGCCCAGCGGCTTCGCCTCGGTGACCGCGGGCAAGGTCCGGGTCGCGGGCACGGCGTGGGCGCAGCACATCGGCATCGCCACCGTCGAAGTGCGCGTCGACCAGGGCCGGTGGCAGCCGGCGATGCTGTCGGCCGAGGTGAACAAGGACACCTGGCGGATGTGGTGGGCCGAGGTGGACGTGCCCTCGGGCACGCACTCGGTGACCGTCCGCGCGACCGACCAGTCGGGCTATACGCAGACCGATCAGCTCGCGGACCCGGTGCCGAACGGCGCGTCCGGCTGGCACTCGGTTTCGCTCAACGCCCACTGA